GCTTAAAATCAATCGCGATGGAATCATCGTTGATTATAAAACTTCCCGGTTTGTCAATATTGGGGACAAACCAGAAACCCTTCTAGGCAAACATATTGATGTAGGTCTACCTTTTTACCTTCGTGATATAACAAGCGAAGCACTTGCCTACTTATCTGAGAAAAAAAGCCAAGTTTTTTGGAAAGAGTATTCGTATGGTGTTGAACCAAACATTCGTCATGTGGAAGTACGTTTTGTGGTTCTCTATGAAGGATATATCATGTCCAATCATCGGGACATCACAGAAAGGAAACGTTTAGAAAATGCTTTCATAGAAAGCGAATCTAGATTCCTTTCTATGGCACAGAATGCCGCAGACTCCATTATCATTATCAACGATGAAGGTATCATACAATTTTTTAATAAAACTGCAGAGAAAACTTTTGGTTATGACCAAGATGAAGTCATTGGTAAAAATGTTACTATTATCATTCCGGATGGGTATAAAGGGAAACATGATGTTTTTTTGAAAAGATATAAAGATACTGGTCTCCAACATATCATTGGTGTGGGAAGGGAGCTAGTCGCAGAACGAAAGTCAGGTGAAGTTTTTCCCTGTGAATTGTCTGTAGGAGAATTTAAGACCAAAACAGGTAAGATGTTTACTGGGATTTTGCGGGATATTAGTCTCAGGAAACAACAAGAAGAGGAACTCTATCAATACAGAAATCATTTAGAAGATTTGGTAGAAAGTCAAACTATGGACTTAAAGATGTCCAAAAATATTGCGGAAGAAGCTTCTTATATGAAGTCTCTTTTTCTTGCGAATATCTCACACGAATTAAAAACACCAATCCATGCGATTTTGAGTTATGCGGAACTAGGCGAAGAAAAATCCGCCTCTGTCCCTCCTGAAAAAATTAAAGAATACTTTCAAATCATTGATTCGTCAGGAAAACGTTTGTTAGGTTTGTTGGAAAATTTGTTAGATATAGCCAAACTAGAGTCTGGTAAGATGCGATATTTATTTGAGAAAAATTGCCTGAAAGAAACCACAAAATTTGTGATTAATGAAATGCGCGCAATTTTGGAAAAAAGAGGCATCACAGTTGTTCTATTAGATAGAGAAGAACGTTGGGAAGCAGAGTTCGACTATGAAAGAATCCAACAAGTGATACGAAATATTTTATCAAATGCATTAAAATTCATTCCAAATGACACTAATATTGAAATTAGTATGGTCCGAAGAGAATTTATTCCGAGAAAAACTCAGTCATATGTCAGTGGTATCGGTATACAAATTCGTGACTTTGGGCCAGGGATTCCTCCAGAAGATTTGGATAAAATTTTTGAAAAATTCATCCAATCCAAACAAGTGAAAGCAGGGACCAAGGGAACAGGACTCGGTTTGTCCATTTCCAGAGAAATTGTCAATGACCACCATGGGTTGTTATATGCAGAGAACCATGAAAAAAAGGGAGCAATTTTTACTATGTTAATTCCTTGTTCTCGTGAAGGACTTCGATGATTAACCTCTTAGCAGTGGACGATGAGATGATCAATTTGATGATCATTGATGAGTCTCTTTCTGACAAAGGATTTACCGTAGTGAAAGCAAAAGACGGGGAAGAAGCATTTCAAATCCTCAGCTCTGGTGCTATGATGTTTCATGCAATTATATTGGATCGACTCATGCCAAAGATGGATGGCATTGAACTTTTAAAAAAAATTAAACGTTCTGAAAAGTACAAAGACATACCTGTTATTTTTCAAACAGCAATGAGTTCGGTCACAGATATGACAGAAGGATTAGATGCGGGTGCCTTCTATTATCTGACTAAACCATATTCTAGAACTTTGTTAGTTCGCATCGTTCAAACTGCTGTAGAACATTTCATTAAACTCCAACGTGCAAAAGAAGACCTTCATAAAGGTATGGGCGCGCTTAGGCATATGATTACGGGGGAGTTTCGTATTCGTTCCATTCGAGAGTCTCATGAGTTGGCACCACTACTTGCCAATGCTTGTCCTGATCCCGAACGTGTGTTAACTGGAATTATGGAAATTCTAAACAATGCGATAGAACATGGGAATTTGGGTATTTCGTATCAGGAAAAATCAGAACTCCATGATAATGACAAACTTATGGAAGAAATTTTTAGAAGGTTAGAAACTCCTGAGTTTAAAGATAAATTTGTAAAAATTACTTTTGAAAAAAATGAACACTCTATTGAAATCCGAGTGAGTGACCAAGGTAAAGGTTTTGATTGGCAAAGATATTTGTCTGTAGAGGCTATGACAAAAAATGCCTTCAAAACACATGGTCGTGGGATTTTTATGGCTCGTAAGTTGTCCTTTGATGACTTGTCTTACACAGACGATGGTAGAACCGCAGTCATTCGCATTGATTTATCAAACAAACAAGGAAATTTACTCACCGACTTTCAAGAATAGCAATCCTCTATAAATGAAAGATAGTGGGGTCTGTGAAGTTATGGATGATTTGGCTTACATGATTTCTTAGTTCTGATTCTGTATGAGATGTGGCTACACCAATGATGGAACATCCTGCGGATTTTCCTGATTGTAAACCGGCAAGAGAATCTTCAAACACCACACAATCTTTCGGATCTAATCCTAATTCTTTTGCACAACGTTCATACACTTCGGGATGGGGTTTGCCTTGAGTCACCATCGGCCCATCTACAATCACATCAAAAAAATGTCTTAGAGATAAAGTATCTAAAGTGAAATTTACATTCATTGTGGGGGCAGAGGTTCCAAGAGCAATCTTTAGATGATGGTCTTTTAGAAATTGTAAATAATCCTTAAGACCTGTATGGGGTCTCATTTCGTTTTTATATAATGTTTGGTACCAACTCTCTTTTTCATCTCCATAGTCTTTGATTTCTTTCTCGGAGATATTTCCAAAAATCATTCGAAAAAGGTCAGCATTAGTTTTGCCATTGAAAGTATCTCTGTAGATTTCTGAATTTAATGGGAAATGATACTTTTTAGAAAATTCCATCCATGCTTTGAAATGATATGAGTGATTATCGACAACAACTCCATCCATATCGAAGATAAATCCTTTATGTTTCATTTAAGTTCCTTTCATAACCACCAACAAGCCCTGTAATAAAACTTGGGATTTTTGTTTCAAAAGTAAGTAATTCTTTATTAAACGGATGAGTCAATTGGATGGAAAAAGAATGTAATGCCATACGAGGATAAGATCTCGTATCGTTTCCATATTTTGTATCACCTACAATGGGATGTTTTTTGTCAGACAAGTGGACACGAATTTGATTTTTGCGGCCGGTTAAGAGTTCAATTTCTAATAAAGAATATAAGTTTGTTTCTTTTAATACTTTGAATTTGGTTTTTGAGAGTTTTCCTAACTCGGGTTCGTCGGTGGAATAAACACGGTGAGCTTTGGATTCTACCAGATAGGATTGAATTAGGCCGGTCTTTTCTTTCCAAACTCCATGACTGACTGCCAAATAGATTTTTTTTGTTTTCTCCCAGGCTTCTTGGAGAGTTTGTTTGGCTGTTTCTGTTTTTGCAAAAACCAAAATTCCAGAAGTCTCTCTGTCTAACCTGTGGACGATAAAGATTCTATTTTTGGATCTTTCGCTTCCCTTTTTTACATAATCCATTAGTGCTGCGTAAGCAGTTTTTGATTTTTCTGATTCGGTGGCGATTGTGAGTAGTCCAGCGGGTTTGTCTACGATAAGGATATCTCTGTCTTCATGTAAAATAGTAAGGCCTTTCGGTAAAAAACGGGTATTGGTCTTTTGTTTCATTCGTGTTTTAGTAGTCCCAGAACCTTGGGATTGTTTTGTCTTTCTGCAAATTCAATTGCCGATTTTCCCCATTGGTCCTTTGTTTGCGGATCGGCCCCTGCTTCCAACAAAAGTTTGATGAGTTCAAATTTTTCGTTCAGTATCGCACTATGCAACATAGTTGATCCATATTTGTCTAATCCATTGATATTCTTTTCAATCGTGAGAAGGATTTTTGTCGCTCGCCAATTTTCGTTGATGATGGCTTGGCCGAGGGCTGTTACACCTTTTTGATTTCGTATACTTGGATCTACATTTTGTTTGGTGAGCAGTTCTAGAATTTCAAAGGAATGACCAATAACACTCAAATGTAGAGCCGTACCCCCTTCTTTGTTTTGGTGGTTTGGATTGGCCCCTGCTTGTAAAAGAATTTGAAATAGTTTTGGTTTGTCTGTTGTATCATTTCCCATATTGATCATAGCAAGAAGTACAGTGTTTCCATCGGAGTCTTCTAATTCAATATTTGCTCCTCGTTTGATGAATTCTTCAACGAGTGCAAAGTGGCGAACAAAGACGGCAACCATCAAAGGTGTTTTTCCAAATTTTGACTGCGCATTGATATTGGCTCCAACATTCATTAAATTTTCAGAATGGTGGATGTATTTAAAGTCGATAGAAGCAGTGGATAAAAGAGGTGTTTCGTTAAAAGAATCTGTGGTTTCTAAATTGGCTCCTTTCGAAATAAATAAGTTGAATATTGTTGGATCAAACTTTCTCGTTTTGATCATATAATAATGAAAGTGCGATCGTTTGTAATCGGATTCTCCTAATTGGTAATTTGGGTCCACTCCTGCTTCTAAAAGAATTTTAATAATTTCTGTTTTATCAAATCCAATGGCTGTCGAAAGGGGAGTGTTCCCACGAATCATGGCTTCGTTAGCATTGGCTCCTTTCGATAACAAAAATTTGGTAAGATCGACATTCCCTAACTCTGCTGCATAATGAAGTAAAGTATATCCATCTACAGAACGTTTTGCATTAACATCATAACCTTTGTTAACATTTTCTTTGATCGTTTTAGGATCTCTCATTTGTGATAAATCCAATTCTGTTCCTAATAGAGGAAACGTTAGAAAGGAAACGAGAGTGGTGTAATATAAAAAACGAATAAAGTATTTAGAATTTGAATCTTTTACCATGGAGTTTCCGCTCCTTGGGGACGAAGGATAAGAAGTTCGCGTGTCGAAGAAAGAGCCAAAACTTCTCTTAGTTTTGGGTTTACAGAAAAAATATGAGGATGAATGTAATTGTCGTCTTCATTGGATGCAAAAAGTAAAATTCCTTTTTTTGTATCGACGATGTTGAATTTTCCTGAAGAAAATAATCCACCGATAACAAGTATGTCGTTCGATGGTGCGATGAGCTCCCCCGCATCAAAAAAAGTAGATCGGAACATTTCTTTTTTTGTTTCTAAATTGTATCCATAAACCTGGATATAACCACCTTCGATTCCTGCTGAACAGTATAACATCTTGCCATCAGGAGAGATTGTTACGGAACGAATGGTTTGCCTATCTTTGATTTCTAAATCAGGTGAAGTACTCCGTGGAATATAAAGAATGGAACCTGCCTTCTTTTCTTCCACGAGCGGAATGTTACTATTTTGAACCATAATCGATTCGTTGATTTCATGAATTCTGCCATGGGCATTGCCGTATATAATTGTATTACGTTTATTGACATACTGGTATGGGAATTGATGGTGCGCAGTTTCGAATCCAGCCGGTTGGGTCCAATCCGCAGAATCTGGATCGGCTGTTAATTGAAATTCGTTTATTTTCTTTCCTGAGGTCGAATCATATATCACTAATCTTCGATCATAAAAGTTAGGACCGTCCATATTGTGTTTATAGGAAACAAGAATTCGTTTTCCGCCATCAATATACTTTGCATTGTCGATTGTCATAATCCAGTTCGGAGAAAGTCCTGCTTCCTCTCTGTTTTTTTTGCTTTCATCTCCTGGATAACGATAATCTATATCAGCAGTAACCGAATAAAAAAGTGAAAACTCTGAAGAAAATTTCTTCGTTATACTTCCGTTATTTGAAGATCGGATGACTAAAAAACGTTCTGATGACTGCAAATCATTATCAGTTTGACCAAAACTTAAGAAAGAAATCCCGTCAGGGGATACATCATAAATTTTGATGCCATCCCACTCTCTTTGGTACTTCATTTTTGTTTCTACCTTCCAAATCAAACTGCCATCCAATAAACTGATACGATAGATAGAAAAATCTGTTGTTCCAATGATGGCTGACTTCCCATCACTGTGATGCAGAATGCTAAAAATATTTTGCCCATCAATTTCAGGAGTGATCCTTTGTTGGATTTGCCATGCTAGGTTTGGATCGGCAAGGTTGTCTCCTTCTCGATCGATTGTGGGAAATTGGGTATGCAGTGTTGGATTGGACCAAAGAGCGGTAGAAAGAATTCCTATGACGAAAAGGGCCTTGCGCATCCTAGGAGTCTAAGAAAAAGCGGAAATAGGGTCAAGAATTGTCCATTTGATTCCCAAACTAAGTACATAATTTAGTTCTGAGGGGAAATTGTTTAATTTATTGAATTTTATTCCGTTAAAACAGACACTGTCTTTCAAGGAAGTCGACACGAATTTGGGATCTCAAATGGAATCTATGCAAGTGAATCATTATGTCCCTTTATTTCAGCCCATCTTTTCTGTAGAGGAACAGACGGTGGTTGCATACGAATCTCTGGGTCGCAAACGAGATGAATCCGGGAACTTAGTTTCGATTCCGGAGTTTGCCGATCCACATGTATCTGCACTTCGAATGAGCATAATCGACAGACAGTTACTTGGACTTGCACTGGCAAAAATACAAACAACCAATGATCTTTTGTTTGTAAACATGTCTCCAGACCAAGTCATCTTGGAATATGAAGAAAGTCGTTCTAATTCATTACCAATTTCTGATTTGGTAAAGAGTTTTGGGATTTCTTTAAATCGAATTGTAATTGAGATCACTGAAAAATCTGGAAGTTACGGAACTGATGTTTTGGCTGCAGGTGTGGAACTTTTGCGAGAACAAGGATTTGGAATTGCGTTGGATGATGTTGGATCAGAATCTTCCAACTTAGAACGATTAGGTGCCATTAAACCTGATATCATTAAAATTGATTTGAATTTATTAAAAAAATCCATCGAAAAAAGAGAATACCAATCCATCTTAGAATATTTAAAACAAATTTCACTGAGCATTGGGTCTCAATTATTGTTTGAAGGGATTGAAACGGAAGAAGAGTTGTATCGTGCCATTGGTTCTGGGGCAAGTCTTTTGCAAGGGTATTTTTTAGGTAGACCTTCTGAATTAAATCAAGATAAACAAAGTATTTGTGATACTGTGGTTCCGCATTTACAGTTGTATCACCAAAGGAAACGAAAAGAAGTCGCTACAGAGATTGAATTTGAAAAACAGATAAAATCCAAACTTAGTACAATCAATTTAAAAACAATCAAACTAGATAATCGAGTTATTATCGATCCACATTCATTTTTTAAATTAGATTCTCATATTAAAAGAGTTTATGTAACCGATTGGTCGGGTACTCAAGTTTCACCATATTATGAAAGGACTAGTGAGATGGGTTTTACGGAAAACCTGCAATTAATTCAGAAAAACTGGTCTTATATGCCGTTTTTTTATAAACATGTGAAACAAGTTTTTCGAGATTCTGAGAATTGGCAGGTCAGCGATCCATATTGGGATAAAGAATTAAAAAAGAATGTAATTGTTTTCTCACGGGTGAACGAACTAGGTTATTCTTTTTTTGTGGATTTATCTTTAGATTAAAATCTATTTAGTAGGTAAATGAATCGCAGTCCACATCAGTTCTTCAGATTCTTTTAAAAAAGTCGAATCTAATTTAATTTTTCCGTTTCTAGAACCTTTTACCAATCCAACAAAAGCTCCCCAGACAATAGCGATCAATGCATCTGGCGGTAAATTTCTAAATATAGTTCGGTTGTTATGTGCAAATCGAGTTAGAAATTTTAACAGTAGTGCTCGTTTTTCTAAACTTTTTTTATCTAAATGGGGAAGGTTGTATTGCATCTCTAAAAAATCAAATGCAAGCGGATTTTCTCTTTGGAATTCAGCCATAGAATGCCAGATAAAATGAAACTGCTCTTTTGGATTTCCATTCATTGGAAAATCAATTTTGATTTTATCATATAAGTTTTCTTGCCAGCGTTGGAAGAGACTATTCACTAATTCTTCCTTACTCGCAAAATATCGGTAGATTGTTCCAGCTGCTACGTTGGCTCTTTCTGCAATGAGTGGAACGGCTGTTCCATCAAACCCTTTTGCAGTAAATAATTCTAATGCAGCAGTAAGGATTTCTTCGCTTTTATTTAGTTTTAACGACTTTTCGATCAATGGTACTCACTACCATCCAAACAAATTGGATGAATTGTTCCTTTTTCAATTGGGATCATTCAATCCCAAAATCTCTTTCGTTTCATTCTTTTTTTAAAAAAGTACTTGTAAAGTAAAAAAAAAGGAATGAATATTCATTCATTATTTCGAGAGGAAAATACGGATTTATGATGGCAAATTCGAGAAAAAATATAATTTCTAGGCGAACTGTTGTCAAAACTTCGGCTTTTGGCGCCGTTTTTCTGTTTCTTTCCACTTGGAATTGCAAATCATCTGACCCCTCAGTGATTACCGGAAGGGGTATTTCTTGCAAATTTTTAGATCCTGGAGCCCAGGAAATTTTCTCTCATTTGAGTGAGACTCTTCTTTTCCAGTTTCTTCCTAAAGAACCCTTAGAAAAGGAAAAGGTTATCAATGAGGTGGTCCTTGGAATTGATTCTTATTTATATACTCTGCCGATTCATACCCAAGATGAAATACTAGAAGCCATTCGATTTCTAAACTTAAGAGTTGTTAGATGGTATTTATTCGGATCGGGTTCTCATTGGGAACTGACAGATCGAAATGTAGTCATTAATACTTTAAACCAATGGAAGATGTCGTACATTACTTTGTTTCGGTCTCTGTTTTTTTTATTACAATCAATGATTACCATTGGATACTTTGAATTACCTTACTCATGGAAACATGTGGGGTATCCTGGTCCAAAACATGCATTAGGATTACGTCATGGATAAATTAATCAATGTTTCTTATTTGAAGAAGGATCTGGATTTAGAAGCAGATTTTGTTATTGTTGGCTCCGGTGCTGGCGGTGGAACCAGCGCAGAGATTTTATCCAAAGCGGGATTTCGAGTCATCATTGTCGAAGAAGGAAACTACGAAACGAGTAAAGACTTTGATTTGAAAGAATTATCTACTTTCAATCGGTTATACTTCGAAGGTGCCACTCGTCCTACCAAAGACAAAGCATTCACTGTGGTACAAGGAAGGACTGTGGGAGGATCCACTGTTGTTAATTGGACAACTTGTATTAAAACTCCGAGTGAAACGCTTCGTTATTGGGAAAAAAACTTTGGAATCCAAGACTTTGGTATCGATGATTTGGAACCTTGGTTTGCGATGGCATCCAAAAGACTTTCTATTGAGACATGGGAAGCTCATAATCAAAATAATAATCTACTTAGTTTAGGTGCAAAAAACTTAGGATGGCGGTATAGTTCCATTCCTCGTAATGTTAAGAACTGTCGTATGTTAGGTTATTGTGGGCTAGGTTGTCCCGTTGATGCCAAACAAAGTCAATTGGTAACTACCATTCCTTCGGCCCTCAAAGAAAAAACAACATTGTTATTCAATACCAAAGCGGTCCGTTATGAGTGGAAAGAAAATTTCATAGACCATTTAGTTTGTTCTCCTGCGGTGACCCAAGGAGAGATAAAACCAAAAATACGATTGTTTGCAAAACATTTCATTACAAGTGCTGGTGCAATCAATTCCCCGGCTCTACTTTTGCGATCCAAACTTCCAGACCCATACCAATTGATCGGTAAAAGAACTTTTGTACAATTACACAATTATTCAGTTGCTGAAATGACTTCTTCTGTTTATGGATTTTTTGGCGCACCACAATCTGTTGCTTCTGATGAATTTTTATGGAAGGATGGAGTAACGGGGCGAGCTGGTTACAATATAGAAGCTGTGGGTGCCCAACCCATTGTTTTAATGAATTTGCGTAAACTAGTTGGAGAAGAATTTGAAGCTTACGTAAAAAGTT
The sequence above is drawn from the Leptospira sp. WS4.C2 genome and encodes:
- a CDS encoding PAS domain S-box protein, whose product is MAPNSSFSRIWQNPSDFPAEAVLRELENLLRSNPDFWLKINRDGIIVDYKTSRFVNIGDKPETLLGKHIDVGLPFYLRDITSEALAYLSEKKSQVFWKEYSYGVEPNIRHVEVRFVVLYEGYIMSNHRDITERKRLENAFIESESRFLSMAQNAADSIIIINDEGIIQFFNKTAEKTFGYDQDEVIGKNVTIIIPDGYKGKHDVFLKRYKDTGLQHIIGVGRELVAERKSGEVFPCELSVGEFKTKTGKMFTGILRDISLRKQQEEELYQYRNHLEDLVESQTMDLKMSKNIAEEASYMKSLFLANISHELKTPIHAILSYAELGEEKSASVPPEKIKEYFQIIDSSGKRLLGLLENLLDIAKLESGKMRYLFEKNCLKETTKFVINEMRAILEKRGITVVLLDREERWEAEFDYERIQQVIRNILSNALKFIPNDTNIEISMVRREFIPRKTQSYVSGIGIQIRDFGPGIPPEDLDKIFEKFIQSKQVKAGTKGTGLGLSISREIVNDHHGLLYAENHEKKGAIFTMLIPCSREGLR
- a CDS encoding response regulator, which produces MINLLAVDDEMINLMIIDESLSDKGFTVVKAKDGEEAFQILSSGAMMFHAIILDRLMPKMDGIELLKKIKRSEKYKDIPVIFQTAMSSVTDMTEGLDAGAFYYLTKPYSRTLLVRIVQTAVEHFIKLQRAKEDLHKGMGALRHMITGEFRIRSIRESHELAPLLANACPDPERVLTGIMEILNNAIEHGNLGISYQEKSELHDNDKLMEEIFRRLETPEFKDKFVKITFEKNEHSIEIRVSDQGKGFDWQRYLSVEAMTKNAFKTHGRGIFMARKLSFDDLSYTDDGRTAVIRIDLSNKQGNLLTDFQE
- a CDS encoding HAD family hydrolase, whose amino-acid sequence is MKHKGFIFDMDGVVVDNHSYHFKAWMEFSKKYHFPLNSEIYRDTFNGKTNADLFRMIFGNISEKEIKDYGDEKESWYQTLYKNEMRPHTGLKDYLQFLKDHHLKIALGTSAPTMNVNFTLDTLSLRHFFDVIVDGPMVTQGKPHPEVYERCAKELGLDPKDCVVFEDSLAGLQSGKSAGCSIIGVATSHTESELRNHVSQIIHNFTDPTIFHL
- a CDS encoding RluA family pseudouridine synthase; this encodes MKQKTNTRFLPKGLTILHEDRDILIVDKPAGLLTIATESEKSKTAYAALMDYVKKGSERSKNRIFIVHRLDRETSGILVFAKTETAKQTLQEAWEKTKKIYLAVSHGVWKEKTGLIQSYLVESKAHRVYSTDEPELGKLSKTKFKVLKETNLYSLLEIELLTGRKNQIRVHLSDKKHPIVGDTKYGNDTRSYPRMALHSFSIQLTHPFNKELLTFETKIPSFITGLVGGYERNLNET
- a CDS encoding ankyrin repeat domain-containing protein, coding for MVKDSNSKYFIRFLYYTTLVSFLTFPLLGTELDLSQMRDPKTIKENVNKGYDVNAKRSVDGYTLLHYAAELGNVDLTKFLLSKGANANEAMIRGNTPLSTAIGFDKTEIIKILLEAGVDPNYQLGESDYKRSHFHYYMIKTRKFDPTIFNLFISKGANLETTDSFNETPLLSTASIDFKYIHHSENLMNVGANINAQSKFGKTPLMVAVFVRHFALVEEFIKRGANIELEDSDGNTVLLAMINMGNDTTDKPKLFQILLQAGANPNHQNKEGGTALHLSVIGHSFEILELLTKQNVDPSIRNQKGVTALGQAIINENWRATKILLTIEKNINGLDKYGSTMLHSAILNEKFELIKLLLEAGADPQTKDQWGKSAIEFAERQNNPKVLGLLKHE
- a CDS encoding EAL domain-containing protein encodes the protein MQVNHYVPLFQPIFSVEEQTVVAYESLGRKRDESGNLVSIPEFADPHVSALRMSIIDRQLLGLALAKIQTTNDLLFVNMSPDQVILEYEESRSNSLPISDLVKSFGISLNRIVIEITEKSGSYGTDVLAAGVELLREQGFGIALDDVGSESSNLERLGAIKPDIIKIDLNLLKKSIEKREYQSILEYLKQISLSIGSQLLFEGIETEEELYRAIGSGASLLQGYFLGRPSELNQDKQSICDTVVPHLQLYHQRKRKEVATEIEFEKQIKSKLSTINLKTIKLDNRVIIDPHSFFKLDSHIKRVYVTDWSGTQVSPYYERTSEMGFTENLQLIQKNWSYMPFFYKHVKQVFRDSENWQVSDPYWDKELKKNVIVFSRVNELGYSFFVDLSLD
- a CDS encoding TetR/AcrR family transcriptional regulator, which gives rise to MIEKSLKLNKSEEILTAALELFTAKGFDGTAVPLIAERANVAAGTIYRYFASKEELVNSLFQRWQENLYDKIKIDFPMNGNPKEQFHFIWHSMAEFQRENPLAFDFLEMQYNLPHLDKKSLEKRALLLKFLTRFAHNNRTIFRNLPPDALIAIVWGAFVGLVKGSRNGKIKLDSTFLKESEELMWTAIHLPTK
- a CDS encoding GMC family oxidoreductase; the encoded protein is MDKLINVSYLKKDLDLEADFVIVGSGAGGGTSAEILSKAGFRVIIVEEGNYETSKDFDLKELSTFNRLYFEGATRPTKDKAFTVVQGRTVGGSTVVNWTTCIKTPSETLRYWEKNFGIQDFGIDDLEPWFAMASKRLSIETWEAHNQNNNLLSLGAKNLGWRYSSIPRNVKNCRMLGYCGLGCPVDAKQSQLVTTIPSALKEKTTLLFNTKAVRYEWKENFIDHLVCSPAVTQGEIKPKIRLFAKHFITSAGAINSPALLLRSKLPDPYQLIGKRTFVQLHNYSVAEMTSSVYGFFGAPQSVASDEFLWKDGVTGRAGYNIEAVGAQPIVLMNLRKLVGEEFEAYVKSYPNLHVLVSQIRDGFNEESQGGTVTLNDAGYPILDYPLNDYIIDGIRRSYLSMAECQFAAGAKTVVPANNAVSPFSNWLDAKKGIESMTIQSPNTVVNSTHPLGGNPMGTDNKTSVVDTNGKHHHIKNLSVIDGSIFPTSLGVNPSFTIYAIASKLATQLVREFK